In Candidatus Hydrogenedentota bacterium, the genomic stretch CCGTTTATCCGGACGCCCTGGAAGTCTCGGACGCATCTTCCGATGGGGGTGAGGGGGAGTCCGAAGGCCACTTCGAAGGCGCCGCAGACTGCCGTGGCTTCCTCTGGGGCCAGCGCCACGAGGAGCTCGTATTCTTCACCGCTTCGCAGGCGTTCTTCCGGGGAAATGCGGTCCTGATCGCCCCAGAAGGTGTCGAGCGAAGGGTCCGCGGGCAACTCGTCGGCATCCAGATCGATGCCCACGCCGCTCGCGGTTGCGATGTGTTGCGCGTCGGGCAGGATGCCGTCGGAGATGTCGATCATGGCGTGGACTTCGTCGCGGGCCTGGAGCCATTGGCCTTCCGCCAGGCGGGGGAGGGGTTTGAGGTAGGCCTGGATGTACTCGGGGGCGTCGATGCCGTGCAGGAGGGCGTACAACCCGGCGCCACGCCGTCCCGGCACGCCGGTGACGGCGATCAGGTCGCCGGACTCGGCGCCCTGGCGGAATACCGCGCGCCCCGGGACGTCGCCGATGACGGTAATGTCTGCGACAATCCCCGAAGCCGATGCGGTGGTGTCGCCGCCGATAATGGCGGCGTCGCACTGTTCCACGGCGTCGGCGACGCCGGCGTAGAAGGCCTTGACGAACTCCAGGGGGGCGTCCGGTGGGAGGGCCAGGGTCACGAGCACATGGCGGGCGCGCCCGCCCATCGCCGCGATATCGCTGATCGCGGAAGCGGCGGCCTTCCAGCCGAGATCGTGCGGCGCGCCCCAGTTGCGGTGAAAGTGGACGCCTTCCAGCGAGGCGTCGCAGGTGAGCAGCAGCTGGGCGCCGCCCGCTTCGATCACGGCGCAGTCGTCGCCGATGCCCTGGATGATACCTTCGCCCGGGCGCAGGCCGCCCGTCAACGCGCGAATCAGGCCGAACTCGCCGAGGTCGCCGGGGCGCTTGCTCATCCGCCCGCCACCAGCACGCCGAAGGCCTGCGGGATTCCGGCCACCACGTCCCGCGCAAGCAGCGCGCGTCCCGTGAACTGTTCCGCGGCGCAGTCGCCCGCGTAGCCGTGGAGCCAGACGCCGAGGCGGGCGGCGTCCCACGCGCCCATGCCCTGGGCGAGCAGGCCGCCGAGCAGTCCGGCGAGCACATCGCCCGTGCCGCCGGTCGCCATGCCGCTGTTGCCGCTGGTGTTCAGCGCGACGGAGCCATCCGGATGCGCCACGACAGTGTGATGGCCCTTGAGCGCGACTACGCAACCATGCGCCGCCGCAAAATCCAGGGCCGCCGCGTTGCGATCCGCCTGCACCGTCCCCACGTCGGTTCCCAGGAGGCGGGCCATTTCGCCGGGGTGCGGCGTAATGATGGCGCTGAGCGGGGCCCGGCTTTTCAGGGGGCTCGTATCACCGGCCAGGTTGTTGAGGGCGTCGGCGTCGAGCACGAGCGGCGGCTTGCAGCGGGCCACAAACTCATGCGTAAAGGACCGGGTTTCCGGGTGGGTGGAGATACCCGGCCCGAGCACGCAGGCCTCCTTGTCCTCGGCGAAGGCGAGCGCTGGTTCCACGGCGGCGGCGCTGATGGTGTGCTGCGGCGTGTCCGGCAGCAGGCGGCTCATGGCCTCGATCAGTGATGTCGCCGCGATGTCGCCCAGTGAATGCGGGACGCCCGCGGTCACCAGCCCGCACCCGGAGCGCCCGGCCGCTTCGCAGCACAGGCGCATGGCGCCCGTGAAGCCGCGCGAGCCCGAGATCACGAAGACGTGGCCGAAGGAGCCCTTGTGCCCGTCGGCGGGGCGGGGGGGAAGCAGGTGGGCGGAAAGCGTGCGGGTAATGGTCTGGATCATGGTGCTATCTCCAGCCGCCATCGTATCCAGCGGACCGGGGGCGATCAAGTTCCGGGGGGCGGACGAGGCCCGATTGCGCCATTGCATCCTCCCCGCGCGCCCGGCTAGACTCCCCGCATAGCGAGAGGAGGATTGTCTTTGCGAGCGGTAGTACAACGCGTGCGCCACGCTTCCGTGACGGCCAACGGAATGGTGACCGGCTCCATCGGCCCGGGCTTGCTGGTGTTGCTCGGCGTGGATGTAAATGACAGCGAAAAGGACGCGGACTATATGGCCGAGAAGATCCCCGGCCTGCGGATCTTCAACGACGCTGAGGGCAAGTTCAATCTCTCTCTGGAGGATGTGGGCGGCGCAGTGCTGCTGGTGTCGCAGTTCACGTTGCACGGGGATTGCCGCAAGGGGCGGCGGCCCTCGTTTGTGGCGGCGGCCCGCCCGGAGCTGGCGATCCCACTCTACGAGCGGGTGGCCCAACTGCTGCGGGAACGCGGTGTGGAGGTTGCGATGGGCGTGTTTGGCGCGCACATGGACGTGGAACTGCTCAACGACGGCCCCGTGACGCTCCTGCTCGACTCGGGAAAGGCCTTCTGATGCGCATCGCCATCGCCGGGAGCGGGACCTTGAGCGTGAAAATGTTGCGGCCCCTGCTTGCGTCGCGCCACACGGTGGTGGCGGCGATACTCGACGGGCGCGAAACGCGGGGGTACCGGCGCTGGATCGGGCCCCGGCTGGCGCGGTGGTTTCGCGGCAGCTTCAGCCTGAGCGGCCAGGCGCGGAAGTACGGCATCCCCATTTTCTATATCGACCGTATGGACGAGGCCGAGCTGGCGCCGCTGCGCGCGCTGGATATCGACGTTATTCTGGTGGGCGGCTTCAGCATCATATTGAAGCCCCCGATTATCGAAGTGCCGCGGATCGGGTGCGTGAACACGCACTCGTCGCTGCTCCCGCGCCACCGGGGGCCCAATCCATTCTCCGCCGCGATCCTCGCGGGCGACACGGTATCCGGGGTGACGTTTCACTGGATGGACGCGGGCGTGGACACCGGGAATATCATCGAGCAGCACGAAATCCCGCTGGACGGCGAGACGACGATGCTCGGGCTGTACAAGGATGCCTGCGAGCTGGCGGGGGAGCGCGTCGTGGCGCTGATGGACCGCATCGAGGCGGGCGAGGCCCCGTCCACGCCGCAGGATCCGGCGGCGGCCAGCTACGAGAAGCGCTGTGCGGTGGCGGATTCGTGGATTGACTGGACTCAGAGCGCGGTAGCGATCGACCGGAAGGTTCGGGGCATGTCGCCACAGCCATACGTCCGGTTTCAGTGGAGGGATCACCTGGTGCTCGTTCACCGGGTAACCTTCAATCCCAATCCCGTGGATGCGGCTCCGGGGACGGTGCTGGCGAACCGGCCCTATTTGCGGATCGCCACCGGCGCGGGCAGCGTGACGCTGAATGTGGCGTTCCGCCAGAAGCCAATCCCGTGGGTGTGGCCGGGATTCGGCAAGCGGCCCGATGTGGGGGAGGCGCTGGCGTCCGGGCCGCCGGCATGATCGCCCGCGGGCCAGGGCAATCGCATTCAAACTTTGGCTCATCCGGTTTGAGCGTACGGGATTATTCATAGGCGTTTCTCCGTGCCCGAACTATCCGGGACCGCGAATGTATGCCGGTTGGGGCCTCCGTTGGAGTAATCGTATCGACTGCTCTTTCGGCCCGAAGGGCCAGTGCAGCTCCCAGCCCCGGGCAACGCCCGGGGAATACGGGGGCACCACCTTCCCCGCCCTGAAAGGGCAGCGCAGTGAGCCAGTCCAGCGTTTCCGAAGTTCAACTGCGCTGCCCTTTCAGGGCGTATGAGAAACCCACCGCTCAATCCCTGGGCGTTGCCCCATAAGCGCTAACTTGTTTGCAATCCGCCGCAGGCCGCGTGCTATACTTCCCATCAGGAAGCGAGGACGGCCAATGATGGACGAAGATTGGAAGGTATTGACAACATTGTTTCCGGCGAATTGGCAAGAGCTTGCGGCGACCAGCGGTGCGCTCAAGGGTTTGCGCAAGGATGTCGGCGGGAGAATCTTCTCTGCACCCTGTTGATCTCACCTTGGATGCGGCTGTCACTCGCGAGACGGTGGTGTGCGCGAGGCAGTCCGGGCTTGGGGACATGTCGGATGTGGCGCTGTTCAAGCGCCTGAAGAAGTGCAAGGGCTGGCTGCACGCACTGTGTGTTTCGCTGCTGGCCGAACGCGTCACGACGCCCGGGCAAGCCGCGCAGTTCCTCGTCCGGCTGACGCAACCCACGTGGCGGAGCTCGGGAAAACGCGCATATGGCGCGTTCACTATAGCATCCAGGCCCCTTCGATGTGCTGCGACTACTTCCAGATAACCCCCATAAAGGGCGAGGGGACGGGCGAAACCTTTCAGCGCTTTCCCGTCAATGCCGGCGACCTTATTCTGGCCGACCGCGGCTACTCGCTGGCGAGCGGAATCGAGTACGTGAATTCGAGCGGCGCTTTTGTTACGGTGCGGTTCAACCCCAACAATGTACCGGCAACAGACCGCGCGGGCAACAAATTCGACTTGCTGGCTCACCTGAAACGCTTCAAGCAGCGGGCGAAGTGCGGAGTTGGCCTGTGCTTATCCCGTGTGAAGTGACGCCGTCTCCGGACGGATATGCGTGGTGAGGAAGAGCGAAGAAGCCATCCGCCAGGCCCACCGCAAGCTCAGACGGCGCGAGAGCAAAAACGGGCAGAAACTCAGGGCCCAGACGCTCGTGTACGCCGAGTACATCATCGTCTTCACCACATTTCCCGAAGAAAAGTTCCCGCCCAGCGTCGTGATGGAGTGGTATCGAATCCGCTGGCAAATCGAGCTTGTTTTTAAGCGCTTCAAGCAGATCGCCAAACTGGGGCATCTGCCCAAGCACGACGATGAAAGCGCGAGGCAATAGCTCTACGGCGTTGTTCATCGCATTGATCACTGAAAAACTTGTAAGCCATGCGGCGTCTATTTCTTCGGGGCTACGAAATCGTCACGCAACCGCCCCAGGAGTCGGTGGCGTGAATTCTCATACGCGTTTCATCGGGTCAGGTGCGCGCTCGAGCCTACTCTGTCGCTTCGCGATACAATCGAGCGTTGGGGCGAGATCGCACACGCCCTGACCGAGCGGCCGCGCAAGCGGCGTGCCCAGACCGAACAATATTTTCCATAAAACAAGTTAGCGCTTATGGGGCGTTGCCCAGGGCTGAAAACTGCGTTGGCCCTTCGGGCCGAAAACTGCGTTGTCCCTTCGGGCCGAAGGCGTGCGTTGGCATCCGGTTCTGCTGCCGAATACACGGTCTGCACTACAGAGAAGGCCCAAGGAATCCCGTATCCGGTCTTGGCGTCGCCCCCCGAAAATGTGAACCGAGCAATCGACTCCTATTTGACTTCATCGTTGCCGATGTACCTTCAAACCGGATGAGCCAACAACCTGAATTGTCAAACGGAGCGCGTGTCGGAGCGCTGGCGTTTCGCCTGCGGCGAATCCCTAACCTTGCCGGCAGAGATGCCGGCGCTCCAACGCGCTCACGTTCATTGATTCAAGGCGCCAAATCAACTCACGCTTACCACCAAACGCTTAAATGCGATTGCCCTGCCGCGGGCCCGTTGCGGGCGGCGTGCCGCGCCCGGCATAATCGCCGCAGGAGCCGCCGGATGATCACGATCATTATTCCTGTCCACAACCAGATCGAATACACGCGGCAGTGTATTGCGACGGTGCGGGCCAACACCCGCGCGCCCTACCGCCTGATCGTGGTCGACAACGGGTCGACGGAGCCGGTGGCCGGGGTGGCCGAGACGGCGGGCGCGACGGTGGTGCGATCCGAGACGAACCGGGGCTTCGCGGGCGGGGTGAATCTCGGGCTCGCGCACGCCGAGGGGCATGTGCTGCTGCTGAACAACGACACGCTCGTGCCGCCGGGCTGGCTGGAGGGTCTGGAGGCCGCGCTTCTCAGCGCGCCGGACATCGGCATGGCCGGCCCCATGAGCAACTACGTCTCGGGGAGCCAGCTTATTCCCGATCTGAACTTCGGGCATATCGACGAGATCGAGGCCTATGCCGCGCAGCGGCGCCGCGACTACCCGAACGCGATCCGGGACGTGGCGCGGCTGGTGGGGTTCTGCCTGCTGATCCGCGACACCGCGCTGGCGGCGGCCGGCCCGCTGGACGAGGCCTACGGCGTTGGCAACTTCGAGGATGACGACTACTGCGTGCGCGTGCTGCGGGCGGGCTTCCGGCTGGTGGTGGATGAAGGGGGCTTTGTATTCCACTATGGCAACCGGACATTTCAATCGCTCGGGCTGGTGGACTCCGCGTGGGACCGGCTGATCGAAACGAACGCCGCCCTGTTTGGCGCGAAATTCGACCTGCGCCCGGAGGACCGGCTCGACGAGTACCGGCAGGCGCTCCAGATCAACCGCGAAGGGGGCGAGGCGCTGAGGGGCGGCGATCTGGCGGCGGCGCTCCGGCACTACCGCGACGCCATCCGCCTGGCGCCGCGGCTGGCGCGGAACCACAACGATCTCGCGGTGGCGCTCTGGCAGGCGGGCGCGCGCGGGCAGGCGCTGGAGCGCATCAAGGTGGCGCTGCAACTGGAGCCGGATTACGCCGAGGCCCGCGAAAACCTGCTGGACATGGGCCGGGCGCTGGATCGGGACGCGGAAGTGCGCGCGTGGCTCGTGGCGCTGGATGCCAGGTAGACGCGGAACGAAACGCGAAGCAGCATGGAGCCGAACATGAGCATCAGCATACGCCCGTACCGCCCGGAGGACGAGGCCGAATGGCTGCGCGTCCACGCCGTCATTATGACCCTCTCGCACGCGTGGAATTACTGCATTCAGGAGCGCCCGCTCTACGAGGGATATGCTTCGACCT encodes the following:
- the thiL gene encoding thiamine-phosphate kinase, with amino-acid sequence MSKRPGDLGEFGLIRALTGGLRPGEGIIQGIGDDCAVIEAGGAQLLLTCDASLEGVHFHRNWGAPHDLGWKAAASAISDIAAMGGRARHVLVTLALPPDAPLEFVKAFYAGVADAVEQCDAAIIGGDTTASASGIVADITVIGDVPGRAVFRQGAESGDLIAVTGVPGRRGAGLYALLHGIDAPEYIQAYLKPLPRLAEGQWLQARDEVHAMIDISDGILPDAQHIATASGVGIDLDADELPADPSLDTFWGDQDRISPEERLRSGEEYELLVALAPEEATAVCGAFEVAFGLPLTPIGRCVRDFQGVRINGEIPERAGFEHFG
- the dtd gene encoding D-tyrosyl-tRNA(Tyr) deacylase is translated as MRAVVQRVRHASVTANGMVTGSIGPGLLVLLGVDVNDSEKDADYMAEKIPGLRIFNDAEGKFNLSLEDVGGAVLLVSQFTLHGDCRKGRRPSFVAAARPELAIPLYERVAQLLRERGVEVAMGVFGAHMDVELLNDGPVTLLLDSGKAF
- a CDS encoding methionyl-tRNA formyltransferase, encoding MRIAIAGSGTLSVKMLRPLLASRHTVVAAILDGRETRGYRRWIGPRLARWFRGSFSLSGQARKYGIPIFYIDRMDEAELAPLRALDIDVILVGGFSIILKPPIIEVPRIGCVNTHSSLLPRHRGPNPFSAAILAGDTVSGVTFHWMDAGVDTGNIIEQHEIPLDGETTMLGLYKDACELAGERVVALMDRIEAGEAPSTPQDPAAASYEKRCAVADSWIDWTQSAVAIDRKVRGMSPQPYVRFQWRDHLVLVHRVTFNPNPVDAAPGTVLANRPYLRIATGAGSVTLNVAFRQKPIPWVWPGFGKRPDVGEALASGPPA
- a CDS encoding transposase, with protein sequence MRKSEEAIRQAHRKLRRRESKNGQKLRAQTLVYAEYIIVFTTFPEEKFPPSVVMEWYRIRWQIELVFKRFKQIAKLGHLPKHDDESARQ
- a CDS encoding NAD(P)H-hydrate dehydratase, which codes for MIQTITRTLSAHLLPPRPADGHKGSFGHVFVISGSRGFTGAMRLCCEAAGRSGCGLVTAGVPHSLGDIAATSLIEAMSRLLPDTPQHTISAAAVEPALAFAEDKEACVLGPGISTHPETRSFTHEFVARCKPPLVLDADALNNLAGDTSPLKSRAPLSAIITPHPGEMARLLGTDVGTVQADRNAAALDFAAAHGCVVALKGHHTVVAHPDGSVALNTSGNSGMATGGTGDVLAGLLGGLLAQGMGAWDAARLGVWLHGYAGDCAAEQFTGRALLARDVVAGIPQAFGVLVAGG
- a CDS encoding glycosyltransferase; the encoded protein is MITIIIPVHNQIEYTRQCIATVRANTRAPYRLIVVDNGSTEPVAGVAETAGATVVRSETNRGFAGGVNLGLAHAEGHVLLLNNDTLVPPGWLEGLEAALLSAPDIGMAGPMSNYVSGSQLIPDLNFGHIDEIEAYAAQRRRDYPNAIRDVARLVGFCLLIRDTALAAAGPLDEAYGVGNFEDDDYCVRVLRAGFRLVVDEGGFVFHYGNRTFQSLGLVDSAWDRLIETNAALFGAKFDLRPEDRLDEYRQALQINREGGEALRGGDLAAALRHYRDAIRLAPRLARNHNDLAVALWQAGARGQALERIKVALQLEPDYAEARENLLDMGRALDRDAEVRAWLVALDAR